Proteins encoded together in one Nostoc sp. PCC 7524 window:
- a CDS encoding class I SAM-dependent methyltransferase, whose product MSTRTLGLDTNLYEYLLSVSLREPEILAQLRQETAQHPMGRMQIAPEQGQFMALLVKLLGAKKTLEVGVFTGYSSLVVALALPPEGKIVACDHSEEFTAIARRYWQQAGVADKIELHMAPALETLDRLLAAGEAATFDFAFIDADKSNYDHYYERSLQLVRPGGLIAIDNVLWSGRVADPQVQDNRTTKIRAFNEKLLQDQRVTLSLVPIGDGLTLALKN is encoded by the coding sequence ATGTCAACTCGAACACTCGGACTAGACACAAACCTTTATGAATATTTACTATCGGTTTCTTTGCGAGAACCAGAAATATTAGCCCAATTACGGCAAGAAACAGCCCAGCATCCGATGGGTAGGATGCAAATTGCACCAGAACAGGGGCAATTTATGGCGTTGCTGGTGAAATTGCTAGGTGCGAAGAAAACCTTAGAAGTAGGGGTATTTACAGGTTATAGTTCCTTAGTTGTGGCCTTAGCTTTACCCCCGGAAGGCAAGATAGTAGCCTGTGATCATAGTGAAGAATTTACAGCGATCGCCCGTCGTTATTGGCAACAAGCAGGGGTAGCTGATAAAATTGAACTGCACATGGCTCCAGCATTGGAGACTTTAGATAGATTACTAGCAGCAGGCGAAGCAGCAACTTTTGACTTTGCCTTCATCGATGCCGACAAGAGCAACTACGATCATTATTATGAGCGATCGCTGCAATTAGTGCGTCCGGGGGGACTGATTGCTATTGATAATGTTCTCTGGTCAGGAAGAGTAGCTGACCCCCAAGTGCAGGATAACCGCACTACAAAAATTCGCGCCTTCAATGAAAAACTCCTGCAAGACCAACGAGTTACCCTCAGTCTCGTCCCCATTGGAGATGGATTAACCTTAGCCTTGAAAAATTGA
- a CDS encoding CoA-binding protein, whose amino-acid sequence MPNLQESKDNSVMREVLSQAKTIAVVGHSDKPQRTSYQIAHFLRSVGYIVYPVNPLLTKIDGQPCYSSLQEIPQPIDIVNIFRRSEYLPEIVEAAIAINAKTVWAQLGISHQQAAQKARDAGFKVVMNTCIKVEYLRLYHELNI is encoded by the coding sequence ATGCCCAACTTGCAAGAGAGTAAAGATAATTCTGTGATGCGTGAGGTGTTATCTCAAGCCAAAACGATTGCTGTTGTTGGTCATTCTGATAAACCTCAGCGTACCAGCTATCAAATTGCTCACTTCTTACGGAGTGTTGGCTACATTGTTTATCCCGTCAACCCATTACTCACAAAAATAGACGGTCAGCCCTGTTATTCTTCTCTACAAGAGATACCACAACCGATAGATATTGTTAACATCTTTCGTCGTTCTGAGTACCTACCAGAAATTGTCGAGGCAGCAATTGCCATCAATGCGAAAACTGTCTGGGCGCAGTTGGGTATTTCCCATCAACAAGCAGCACAAAAAGCTAGAGATGCCGGATTTAAGGTAGTAATGAATACCTGTATTAAAGTTGAATATTTGCGTTTATATCACGAATTAAATATATAG
- a CDS encoding SDR family oxidoreductase, translated as MPEQQTLQPPQEQELPGVESKMQPRPKAEDAQYRGSGKLQDKVALITGGDSGIGRAVAIAFAKEGADVAFVYLKEHSDAEETKNRVEEHGRRALSIAGDITDEGFCQRVVQQTVDEFGKLDILINNAAEQHPQNSIEDITSEQLERTFRTNIFSMFYLTKAAIKHLQKGSAIINTTSVTAYKGNQQLLDYSSTKGAIVAFTRSLSQNLISKGIRVNAVAPGPIWTPLIPATFPADKVANFGKQVPMGRAGQPEEVAPSYVFLAADDSSYMSGQVLHPNGGEIVNG; from the coding sequence ATGCCAGAACAACAAACATTACAACCACCACAAGAACAGGAATTACCAGGTGTTGAATCAAAAATGCAGCCAAGACCCAAGGCAGAAGATGCTCAATATCGGGGTAGTGGTAAATTACAAGATAAAGTCGCCTTAATCACGGGTGGAGATAGTGGTATTGGTCGGGCTGTAGCGATCGCTTTTGCCAAAGAAGGCGCAGATGTGGCATTTGTCTATCTCAAAGAACACAGTGATGCGGAAGAAACCAAAAATCGGGTAGAAGAACATGGACGGCGGGCATTATCTATAGCAGGTGATATTACTGATGAAGGTTTTTGTCAGCGTGTTGTCCAACAAACAGTAGATGAGTTTGGTAAACTCGATATTCTTATTAATAATGCTGCTGAACAACATCCCCAAAATAGCATTGAAGATATTACATCAGAACAATTAGAGCGCACATTTCGCACTAATATTTTTTCCATGTTTTATTTGACCAAAGCAGCAATCAAACACCTGCAAAAAGGTAGTGCAATCATCAATACTACATCAGTTACAGCTTATAAAGGTAATCAACAATTGCTAGATTACTCATCTACAAAAGGTGCAATTGTTGCCTTTACCCGTTCCTTATCACAAAATTTAATTAGCAAGGGCATTAGGGTCAATGCAGTCGCACCCGGCCCAATTTGGACACCTTTAATTCCGGCTACTTTCCCAGCCGATAAAGTTGCCAATTTTGGCAAACAAGTACCAATGGGTAGAGCAGGACAACCAGAAGAGGTTGCACCCAGCTATGTTTTTTTAGCTGCCGATGATTCTTCTTATATGTCTGGGCAAGTATTACATCCCAATGGTGGTGAAATTGTCAACGGCTAA
- the mgtE gene encoding magnesium transporter, giving the protein MTETNNLNSALQDVSRRELRDLVRTQLRMLLEAGDLQGAKAILVPVQPADIAEAIEGLPEAMHALAFRLLSKSEAIEVYEYLDYSVQERLIEELKSQEVRDIVDQMSSDDRARLFDELPAKIVNRLLEQLSPTERQATALLLGYEAGTAGRIMTLELIALKENFTVTQALERIRSLANASEMIYYLYVTDAARCLTGIVSLRELVTSQPEQSIGEIMTRDVIFVHTDTDQEEVARLIQRYDFLAVPVVDREERLVGIVTVDDVIDILQQETTEDIYAVGGGVQSGGDNYFQMDLLQVARKRVLWLFVLLITNTVTGTIIKSQEDILTKVVTLTAFIPLLTGTGGNVGAQSSTVVIRGMNTEEIRSLGPVQVIGREAIAGALLGGMLGSIATVWAFFLQGRLEVAIAVGSSLVAISILASVSGSALPFLFRFLRLDPALMSAPFITTAVDVLGVLIYFNLARIILKL; this is encoded by the coding sequence GTGACGGAGACGAACAATTTAAACTCTGCCCTTCAGGATGTGTCACGTAGGGAATTGCGAGATTTAGTGCGGACTCAGCTACGAATGCTATTAGAAGCTGGAGACTTGCAGGGAGCCAAAGCTATTCTCGTACCTGTGCAGCCTGCGGATATTGCCGAGGCGATTGAAGGTTTACCAGAAGCAATGCACGCTTTAGCGTTTCGCTTACTCTCCAAAAGCGAGGCGATTGAAGTTTATGAATATCTCGACTACAGCGTTCAGGAACGGCTAATTGAGGAATTAAAAAGTCAGGAAGTTCGGGATATTGTGGATCAAATGTCTTCTGATGACCGAGCTAGATTATTTGATGAATTACCTGCAAAAATTGTCAATCGCCTGTTAGAACAACTGAGTCCAACAGAACGCCAAGCTACAGCTTTACTCTTGGGGTATGAAGCCGGTACGGCTGGGCGGATCATGACCCTGGAATTGATAGCCCTGAAAGAAAACTTTACAGTAACGCAAGCCCTAGAAAGGATTCGCAGCCTAGCTAATGCCAGTGAGATGATTTACTATCTTTACGTGACTGATGCAGCTAGGTGTTTAACGGGAATCGTGTCGCTGCGAGAGTTGGTGACATCTCAGCCTGAGCAATCTATTGGTGAGATCATGACCCGTGATGTGATTTTTGTTCACACCGATACAGACCAAGAAGAAGTTGCTAGATTGATTCAACGGTATGATTTTTTGGCTGTCCCAGTTGTGGATAGAGAAGAACGATTAGTGGGCATTGTCACCGTCGATGATGTCATTGATATTTTGCAACAAGAAACTACCGAGGATATCTACGCCGTGGGTGGTGGTGTACAGTCTGGTGGTGATAACTATTTTCAGATGGATTTATTGCAAGTTGCCCGTAAGCGGGTATTGTGGTTATTCGTCTTACTGATTACTAATACTGTCACAGGTACCATTATTAAATCTCAAGAAGATATTTTGACCAAAGTGGTGACACTAACTGCATTTATCCCCTTGCTCACCGGCACTGGTGGTAATGTGGGCGCTCAGTCTTCCACGGTGGTAATTCGGGGGATGAATACTGAAGAAATTAGATCACTAGGGCCTGTGCAGGTGATCGGCCGAGAAGCGATCGCTGGTGCATTGTTAGGAGGTATGTTAGGCTCTATCGCTACAGTCTGGGCTTTCTTCTTGCAGGGCAGATTGGAAGTAGCGATCGCTGTCGGTAGCAGTTTAGTAGCTATTTCTATTTTAGCTTCTGTTTCCGGTTCAGCACTACCATTTTTATTTCGATTCCTGCGTTTAGATCCGGCTTTGATGTCTGCGCCATTTATCACGACAGCCGTTGATGTTTTGGGCGTTTTAATTTACTTCAATTTGGCACGGATAATTTTAAAGCTCTGA
- a CDS encoding mercuric reductase: protein MSNSEINRVIVRPVDEYNQKLVAHVHPPNWVNPQPADGYDLVVIGAGTAGLVVAAGAAGLGLGLKVALIEKHLMGGDCLNVGCVPSKTIIRSARVVGEIWNAQSLGVNIPKQQINIDFPTVMARMRRVRAGISHHDSAERFASLGVDVFLGSGRFASQNTVEVGGKTLKFKKAVIATGARAKPPAIRGIEEAGYLTNETVFSLIQRPERLAVIGGGPIGCELAQAFRRLGSEVVLFHNSSHVLNKEDADAAEIVQQALIRDGIRLVLNCQLEEVVTVTEGKRLYFSSNGYRDSVTVDEILVGAGRASNVEGLNLEVVGVEYDKRHGVKVNDYLQTTNPKIYAAGDICMDWKFTHAADAAARIVIKNALFSPFGLGRSNLSSLVMPWVTYTDPEIAHVGMYEHQAKAKGIDVVTIKIPFSSVDRAIADAQEEGFLKIHHKKGTDEIIGATIVATHAGEMISEVTTAIVNKIGLSKLSNVIHPYPTQAEAIKKAADAYRRTLLTPKTKKLLEFLTKFA, encoded by the coding sequence ATGTCAAATTCTGAAATCAACAGAGTGATTGTTCGCCCAGTGGATGAGTATAACCAGAAATTGGTGGCTCATGTCCATCCACCCAATTGGGTAAATCCTCAACCTGCTGATGGTTACGACTTGGTGGTGATTGGGGCTGGTACGGCGGGATTAGTGGTAGCGGCTGGTGCAGCTGGTTTGGGTTTGGGTTTGAAAGTAGCTTTGATTGAAAAGCATCTCATGGGTGGAGATTGCTTGAATGTGGGTTGCGTACCTTCTAAAACTATTATCCGTTCGGCGCGGGTAGTTGGTGAAATCTGGAATGCCCAAAGTCTAGGGGTAAATATTCCTAAACAACAGATTAATATTGATTTCCCCACGGTAATGGCACGAATGCGGCGAGTGCGGGCGGGAATTAGCCATCATGACTCGGCTGAACGCTTTGCATCTCTGGGGGTTGATGTGTTCTTGGGTAGTGGGCGCTTTGCTAGTCAAAATACGGTGGAAGTTGGCGGTAAAACCCTCAAGTTTAAAAAAGCTGTGATTGCTACTGGTGCAAGGGCAAAACCACCAGCTATCAGAGGCATTGAAGAAGCCGGTTATCTGACGAATGAAACAGTTTTTTCTCTGATTCAACGCCCGGAAAGGTTAGCGGTAATTGGTGGTGGCCCCATTGGTTGTGAATTGGCGCAAGCCTTCCGCCGCTTGGGTAGTGAGGTGGTACTGTTTCATAACAGTTCTCATGTTCTCAATAAAGAAGATGCTGATGCGGCGGAAATTGTGCAGCAAGCTTTGATTCGCGACGGAATTCGCTTGGTGCTGAATTGCCAGTTAGAAGAAGTGGTGACAGTCACCGAGGGGAAGCGGTTGTATTTTTCTTCCAATGGTTATCGTGATTCGGTGACGGTAGATGAAATTTTAGTGGGTGCGGGACGTGCGTCGAATGTGGAAGGACTAAATTTAGAAGTTGTGGGGGTAGAGTATGACAAGCGCCACGGCGTGAAAGTGAATGATTACTTGCAAACCACGAACCCCAAAATATATGCGGCTGGTGATATCTGCATGGATTGGAAGTTTACCCATGCTGCTGATGCGGCTGCCAGAATTGTGATTAAAAATGCTCTGTTTTCTCCCTTTGGTTTGGGACGTTCTAATTTGAGTAGTTTAGTCATGCCTTGGGTGACATATACTGATCCAGAAATTGCCCATGTGGGAATGTATGAACACCAAGCCAAAGCCAAAGGGATTGATGTAGTGACGATTAAGATTCCTTTTAGTAGTGTAGATCGAGCGATCGCTGATGCCCAAGAAGAAGGATTCTTGAAAATTCACCACAAAAAAGGTACTGATGAAATTATCGGTGCAACTATTGTTGCTACTCATGCAGGGGAGATGATTTCAGAAGTGACGACGGCAATTGTCAATAAAATTGGTTTAAGTAAGTTAAGTAATGTGATTCATCCCTATCCCACTCAAGCTGAAGCCATTAAAAAAGCCGCAGACGCTTATCGTCGTACACTACTCACACCAAAGACAAAAAAACTTTTGGAATTTCTCACCAAGTTTGCTTAA
- a CDS encoding TVP38/TMEM64 family protein encodes MINNQLIGNLFKNRNVRLASLTFLVVAIACMIHTDVAWAQASNNINSFHPQTILRQALQRIDSLGTWGAIAFILLYIIATVAFLPGSILTLGAGVVFGVVWGSIYVFIGATLGATAAFLVGRYLARGLVARKIADNKKFAAIDQAVGREGLKIVLLTRLSPIFPFNLLNYAFGITGVSLQDYFLASVGMIPGTIMYVYIGSLAGNLAMIGTENQPTNPTAQWAIRIIGFLATVAVTIYVTRIARKALEEEVL; translated from the coding sequence ATGATTAACAACCAACTGATCGGAAATCTATTTAAGAACAGAAATGTGAGATTAGCCAGTTTAACATTTTTGGTGGTAGCGATCGCCTGCATGATCCATACAGATGTTGCCTGGGCGCAAGCATCTAATAATATCAATTCTTTCCATCCCCAAACTATATTACGTCAAGCTCTGCAAAGGATTGATAGCTTAGGCACATGGGGAGCGATCGCTTTTATCTTACTTTATATTATTGCCACTGTCGCCTTTTTACCTGGCTCGATTCTCACCTTGGGTGCGGGTGTGGTGTTTGGTGTCGTGTGGGGTTCTATTTATGTGTTCATTGGTGCTACCCTAGGTGCTACAGCAGCATTTTTGGTAGGTCGTTATTTAGCGAGGGGTCTAGTTGCCAGGAAAATCGCAGATAACAAAAAATTTGCCGCTATTGACCAAGCCGTTGGTAGAGAAGGCTTAAAAATTGTCCTATTAACCCGTCTTTCCCCGATATTTCCCTTCAACTTATTAAATTACGCCTTTGGGATTACAGGCGTTTCACTCCAAGACTACTTCCTGGCTTCAGTGGGGATGATTCCCGGAACTATTATGTACGTTTATATTGGTTCACTGGCTGGAAACCTAGCCATGATTGGGACTGAGAACCAACCTACTAACCCCACCGCACAATGGGCAATTCGGATTATAGGTTTTCTCGCAACCGTCGCCGTGACAATTTATGTCACCCGTATTGCCCGAAAAGCCTTGGAAGAGGAAGTTTTATGA
- a CDS encoding TVP38/TMEM64 family protein, whose translation MIPKHQLRLNGKLKLLLLSFLVVTLMIVAKQFNFSTILNTLVLWVESLGIIGPIAYMIIYNIATLLFIPGSLLTLKGGCLFGVFWGSVYVLIGATIGATLAFLIGRYYTRDWVARQIAQHPKFQAINQAVAKEGWKIVLLTRLSPIFPFNLLNYALGVTQISLKDYILGSLGIIPGTVMYVYIGSLATDLAMADLNHQPVTPETQILQWVMQGLGLMATVGVTVYVTKIAQKALAASVVMEVGSREKQEL comes from the coding sequence ATGATTCCCAAGCATCAACTGCGATTAAATGGCAAACTCAAACTCTTACTGTTAAGTTTTCTAGTTGTCACCCTGATGATTGTTGCGAAACAATTCAATTTTTCAACAATTCTCAACACATTAGTCCTGTGGGTGGAAAGCCTGGGGATTATAGGGCCGATCGCCTACATGATTATTTATAATATAGCGACCTTGTTATTTATCCCAGGTTCTCTGCTAACACTCAAAGGTGGTTGTCTCTTTGGAGTGTTTTGGGGTTCAGTTTATGTGTTAATAGGTGCAACAATTGGCGCAACCTTGGCTTTTCTCATTGGACGCTATTACACACGGGATTGGGTGGCGCGACAGATAGCCCAACATCCTAAATTCCAAGCCATTAATCAAGCTGTTGCCAAAGAAGGATGGAAAATCGTCCTTTTAACCCGTCTGTCTCCGATTTTTCCCTTCAATTTGTTAAATTATGCTTTGGGAGTGACGCAGATATCTCTAAAAGACTATATATTAGGCTCCTTGGGGATTATTCCCGGAACTGTCATGTACGTTTATATTGGTTCCCTCGCCACGGATTTGGCCATGGCTGATCTCAATCATCAACCAGTCACCCCAGAAACCCAAATTCTGCAATGGGTAATGCAAGGGTTGGGATTGATGGCAACTGTAGGTGTGACGGTGTATGTGACGAAGATTGCTCAGAAAGCTTTAGCTGCAAGTGTAGTTATGGAGGTGGGCAGCAGAGAGAAACAAGAACTTTAG